The following proteins come from a genomic window of Acinetobacter sp. SAAs474:
- the tilS gene encoding tRNA lysidine(34) synthetase TilS: protein MRSTLPTFDEVWKRQFRTHVLSKLQHFSKATHVLIGCSGGIDSMLLLHLLSALYPDKVRAIYVDHQLQAPSQAWGTFVAAQCQQLGIPCIIEQVQVASGNLEQQARTARYQAYQQHLGINDVLVLAHHQQDQAETVILRLLSGSGVTGLAAMKAYEKRKTITIWRPLLSLTREQICQWAAQLQIEHVVDPTNTDLHYDRAWCREALWPLLQQRFPQMQQALNRSSYLMQDAEEILQQVLQQDLTACRIDTGLDLTRLEKLSLARQRQLLSAWMKGDDQYRPSLAMVERLQKEVIASKHDAQAKLHWNRHYYLRYQQQLYRIPVETFIVQEQTLSNMMIQFVLNQSYTLLSGQYNIETATIGLSFDLLEQPLQLNARVGGEKVHLYGRIGTWPLKKAIQEAQILPWQRHTIQILSVDNVILGIFTPKGFWLAQSPYCETGGWQPHWVAPK from the coding sequence ATGCGAAGCACGTTACCAACGTTTGATGAAGTTTGGAAGCGACAATTTAGGACTCACGTCTTAAGTAAACTTCAACACTTTTCTAAAGCAACACATGTTTTAATAGGATGTAGTGGTGGCATAGATTCTATGTTACTACTGCATCTATTGTCCGCTTTATATCCAGATAAAGTACGGGCAATTTATGTGGACCATCAATTACAGGCACCGAGTCAAGCATGGGGTACATTTGTTGCAGCGCAATGCCAGCAACTGGGTATTCCATGTATTATTGAGCAAGTTCAGGTTGCTTCAGGAAATTTAGAACAGCAAGCAAGAACAGCACGTTATCAAGCTTATCAACAACATCTTGGGATAAACGATGTCTTGGTTTTGGCGCATCATCAACAAGATCAAGCTGAAACAGTCATCCTTCGATTATTGTCAGGTAGTGGCGTAACGGGTTTAGCTGCGATGAAAGCCTATGAAAAAAGAAAGACCATCACGATATGGCGACCTTTATTGTCGTTGACGCGTGAGCAAATTTGCCAATGGGCAGCACAATTACAGATTGAACATGTGGTAGATCCCACCAACACGGATTTGCATTATGATCGTGCTTGGTGCCGCGAAGCTTTATGGCCATTATTACAACAGCGTTTTCCTCAAATGCAACAGGCATTAAATCGTAGCAGTTATTTAATGCAGGATGCCGAAGAAATATTGCAGCAAGTTTTACAACAAGATTTGACGGCGTGTCGGATTGATACGGGCTTAGATTTAACTCGTTTGGAAAAATTATCACTGGCTCGACAACGTCAGTTACTTTCGGCTTGGATGAAAGGTGACGATCAATATCGTCCTTCATTGGCGATGGTAGAGCGACTACAAAAAGAAGTGATTGCCTCCAAGCATGATGCACAAGCCAAACTGCATTGGAATCGGCATTATTATTTGCGTTATCAACAGCAATTATATCGGATCCCAGTTGAGACTTTTATTGTTCAAGAGCAAACCTTATCCAATATGATGATTCAATTTGTATTAAATCAATCATATACGCTGTTATCAGGTCAATACAATATTGAAACGGCTACCATAGGGCTGAGTTTTGATCTTTTAGAACAACCACTACAGTTAAATGCTCGAGTGGGGGGAGAGAAAGTACATTTATATGGTCGTATTGGAACATGGCCATTAAAGAAAGCAATACAAGAAGCACAAATTTTGCCTTGGCAGCGACATACAATTCAAATATTGAGCGTAGATAATGTTATTCTAGGCATATTCACACCGAAAGGATTTTGGTTAGCTCAATCTCCATATTGTGAAACGGGTGGCTGGCAACCCCATTGGGTTGCTCCAAAATAA
- a CDS encoding acetyl-CoA carboxylase carboxyltransferase subunit alpha — MKNKAAQSKAWATVQIARHPERPQFLDYVGEIFTEFDALHGDRLFGDDGAMVGGLARFDGQPVMVVGQHRGRSTREKLKHNFGMSNPEGYRKAQRLMDMAERFNLPVFTFIDTMGAYPGVGAEERGQAEAIATSLAQMSNLKVPVIATVLGEGGSGGALGIGVADRVIMLSHSIYSVISPEGCASILWKTADKAEQASESLALTADKLKKIGIIEHIVDEGEGAHLHPEDVMQSLKAVLKQALDELQPMDAKDRCEARYQRLMKFGSDNLGLTS; from the coding sequence ATGAAAAATAAAGCAGCTCAATCAAAAGCATGGGCAACAGTTCAAATTGCACGTCATCCTGAACGTCCGCAATTTTTAGATTACGTGGGTGAGATTTTCACAGAGTTTGACGCGTTGCATGGTGATCGCTTATTTGGTGATGATGGTGCAATGGTCGGAGGTTTGGCACGTTTTGATGGTCAGCCAGTCATGGTAGTTGGTCAGCATCGTGGACGTAGTACACGTGAGAAACTAAAACATAATTTTGGTATGAGTAACCCTGAAGGGTATCGTAAAGCACAGCGTTTAATGGATATGGCGGAACGTTTTAATCTGCCGGTCTTTACTTTTATTGACACTATGGGTGCTTATCCTGGTGTTGGTGCAGAAGAACGTGGCCAAGCTGAAGCGATTGCGACCAGTTTAGCGCAAATGTCCAATCTTAAAGTGCCTGTAATTGCAACAGTCCTTGGCGAAGGTGGTTCAGGTGGTGCATTGGGTATTGGTGTTGCAGATCGTGTGATTATGTTGTCACATAGTATTTATTCAGTGATTTCACCAGAAGGTTGTGCCAGTATTTTATGGAAAACTGCCGATAAGGCAGAACAAGCCAGCGAATCCTTAGCTTTAACGGCAGATAAGCTGAAAAAAATTGGTATTATTGAACATATTGTGGATGAAGGTGAGGGAGCTCATTTACATCCGGAAGATGTCATGCAAAGTTTGAAAGCAGTACTGAAACAAGCACTAGATGAATTGCAACCGATGGATGCGAAAGATAGATGCGAAGCACGTTACCAACGTTTGATGAAGTTTGGAAGCGACAATTTAGGACTCACGTCTTAA